A portion of the Paenibacillus sp. PvR098 genome contains these proteins:
- a CDS encoding YnfA family protein — protein MISAIMLFILAGLAEIGGGYLVWLWLRESKPLWYGVVGSLVLVAYGVIPTLQSFPSFGRVYAAYGGVFVVLAVLWGWWIDKKTPDLYDWIGAIVCVIGVSIMLWAPRQ, from the coding sequence TTGATTAGCGCAATTATGCTTTTCATTCTTGCCGGATTGGCTGAAATCGGCGGCGGTTACTTGGTATGGCTATGGCTGAGGGAATCCAAACCATTATGGTATGGTGTTGTTGGGAGCTTGGTGCTAGTTGCTTACGGAGTCATTCCCACGCTGCAAAGCTTCCCAAGCTTTGGGCGAGTCTATGCAGCTTATGGCGGGGTGTTTGTCGTTCTCGCCGTTCTCTGGGGCTGGTGGATCGATAAGAAGACACCTGACCTCTATGACTGGATTGGAGCCATCGTTTGCGTCATCGGCGTTTCCATTATGCTGTGGGCTCCCCGTCAGTAA